Proteins encoded by one window of Prosthecobacter vanneervenii:
- a CDS encoding heavy metal translocating P-type ATPase, whose translation MSPEAPTSCPHCSSHEKKPAAAVKEDLPPAAYICPMCADVRSDTPGACPHCGMALEKNPLARRNEPECCGDGGDEEVQDLWWRVRWSAAMAAPVVLLSMGMDLPVIRDIPHEASGWMQFVWASPVVFWVGWPLLQRFVASLRTLRFNMFTLIGLGVLAAWVYSTVALAVPQWLPHQAGHMVFYFESAAVITVLVLIGQLLELRARRATGSAIQALMSLAPKTAFRVREGVETETPLDEILVGDVLRIKPGAQIPVDGSVLEGSSTVDESMLTGESMPQEKAAGAAVTGGTVNGSGTFLMRAERVGADTLLSQIVEMTAKAQASRAPVQRLADRVSAWFVPAVVGVALLTFLLWWAFGPQPSFAFAVVNAVAVLIIACPCALGLATPMAVTVGLGRGAQLGVLIKNAETLERLQGIDIVMLDKTGTLTEGKPSVVEIFPLPGLSARDLLACAAAVEVPSEHPLGTAIVNAAKERGIPLATVADFQAIPGGGVLGNVGESEVFVGQESFLKKNGVLISPECQAQSQKMQAEGSTVVVVVLNEKPLGLIAIKDKIKESAPPAIAELHALGLKLQMITGDLQATAQRVAKDLDIDEVAAEVSPKEKLLQVYQARGKDRHVAFAGDGINDAPALAAADVGIAMGTGTGAAIQSASVTLVKGDLRALHQAFALSRATMKVIRQNLLFAFLYNGLGIPLAAGILYPLTGWLLNPMIASIAMSLSSVSVILNSLRLRQFK comes from the coding sequence ATGTCTCCTGAAGCCCCGACATCCTGCCCGCACTGCTCTTCGCATGAGAAGAAGCCGGCTGCTGCTGTGAAGGAAGATCTGCCGCCCGCAGCCTACATCTGCCCCATGTGCGCGGATGTTCGCTCGGATACCCCTGGTGCCTGCCCGCATTGCGGCATGGCGTTGGAGAAAAATCCGCTGGCCCGCCGTAATGAGCCCGAATGCTGCGGTGACGGTGGGGATGAAGAGGTGCAGGATCTCTGGTGGCGTGTGCGCTGGAGCGCCGCCATGGCTGCGCCGGTCGTTCTTCTTTCCATGGGCATGGACCTGCCTGTGATCCGTGACATCCCGCACGAGGCCTCCGGATGGATGCAGTTTGTGTGGGCCTCTCCGGTGGTGTTCTGGGTGGGCTGGCCGCTGCTGCAGCGCTTTGTCGCTTCTCTGCGTACATTGCGGTTCAACATGTTTACGCTCATCGGCCTCGGCGTGCTGGCGGCGTGGGTTTACAGTACGGTGGCGCTGGCCGTGCCGCAGTGGCTGCCACATCAGGCCGGGCACATGGTCTTTTACTTTGAAAGCGCCGCCGTCATCACCGTGCTGGTGCTGATCGGGCAGCTGCTGGAGCTCCGCGCCCGCAGGGCCACCGGCAGCGCCATTCAGGCGCTGATGAGCCTGGCGCCCAAGACGGCCTTCCGTGTGCGTGAGGGTGTCGAGACTGAGACCCCCTTGGACGAGATCCTGGTGGGCGACGTGCTGCGCATCAAGCCCGGCGCGCAGATCCCGGTGGATGGCAGCGTGCTCGAAGGCAGCTCCACTGTGGATGAATCCATGCTCACGGGTGAGTCCATGCCGCAGGAAAAAGCGGCAGGCGCAGCAGTGACTGGCGGCACGGTGAATGGCAGCGGCACCTTCCTCATGCGTGCGGAGCGCGTGGGTGCGGACACCCTGCTGAGCCAGATCGTGGAAATGACCGCCAAGGCCCAGGCCAGCCGCGCTCCCGTGCAGCGTCTGGCAGATCGTGTGTCGGCCTGGTTTGTGCCGGCTGTCGTTGGCGTGGCGCTGCTGACCTTCCTGCTGTGGTGGGCCTTCGGACCGCAGCCTTCGTTTGCCTTTGCCGTGGTGAATGCCGTTGCCGTGCTCATCATCGCCTGCCCCTGCGCGCTCGGTCTGGCCACGCCCATGGCCGTCACCGTGGGGTTGGGGCGAGGCGCGCAGCTCGGTGTGCTGATCAAAAACGCCGAGACGCTGGAGCGCCTGCAGGGGATCGACATCGTGATGCTCGACAAGACCGGCACGCTGACTGAGGGAAAACCCTCGGTGGTGGAGATCTTCCCGTTGCCCGGGCTTTCCGCACGTGACCTCCTCGCCTGCGCCGCTGCCGTGGAGGTCCCCAGCGAGCACCCGCTCGGCACCGCTATCGTCAATGCCGCCAAAGAGCGCGGCATCCCTCTCGCAACCGTCGCGGACTTCCAGGCTATCCCAGGCGGTGGGGTGCTGGGAAATGTGGGCGAAAGCGAAGTCTTCGTCGGACAGGAGTCGTTCCTGAAAAAGAACGGCGTTTTGATCAGCCCTGAGTGTCAGGCGCAGTCGCAGAAGATGCAGGCTGAGGGAAGCACCGTGGTCGTCGTGGTGCTCAATGAAAAGCCTCTTGGGCTTATTGCCATCAAAGACAAGATCAAGGAGTCCGCGCCGCCCGCCATTGCGGAGTTGCACGCGCTGGGGCTTAAGCTGCAGATGATCACCGGAGACCTGCAGGCCACCGCGCAGCGTGTGGCCAAAGACCTCGATATCGACGAAGTGGCTGCAGAGGTTTCCCCGAAGGAAAAGCTGCTGCAGGTCTATCAGGCGCGGGGGAAGGACCGCCACGTGGCCTTCGCCGGAGACGGCATCAATGACGCGCCCGCGCTGGCGGCAGCCGATGTGGGCATCGCCATGGGCACCGGCACGGGGGCGGCGATCCAGAGCGCCTCAGTCACGCTGGTGAAGGGGGACCTGCGAGCCCTGCACCAGGCCTTTGCCCTCAGCCGCGCCACCATGAAGGTGATCCGCCAGAACCTCCTCTTTGCCTTCCTCTACAACGGCCTCGGCATCCCGCTGGCCGCAGGCATCCTCTACCCTCTCACCGGGTGGCTGCTCAATCCTATGATCGCCAGCATTGCCATGTCTCTGAGCAGCGTGTCCGTTATTTTGAACAGCCTGCGTCTGCGGCAGTTTAAATAA